Proteins from one Ahaetulla prasina isolate Xishuangbanna chromosome 2, ASM2864084v1, whole genome shotgun sequence genomic window:
- the PTGER4 gene encoding prostaglandin E2 receptor EP4 subtype, with the protein MALNPTMLPAATNSSSNGTGGLPESSKPLTIPMVMFIFGVVGNLIAIVVLCKSRKEQKETTFYTLVCGLAVTDLLGTCLVSPVTIATYLKQEWPGGQPLCEYSSFILLFFGLSGLSIICAMSIERYLAINHAYFYSHYVDKKLAALTLFAIYVSNVLFCAMPNMGLGKTTLQYPNTWCFIDWQTNISSHAAFSYMYAGFSSFLIMVTVVSNILVCMALIRMHRQFMRRTSLGTDHATNRLSDFRRRRSFRRMAGAEIQMVILLIATSLVVVICSIPLVVRVFVNQLYRPDIVRDIQQNPDLQAIRIASVNPILDPWVYILLRKTVLSKAIEKVKCLFCRIGGARRQHSGNNCNWADGRRTSVTASHLPSFISRELREISSTSQTLLYPLEPSERTVGDRMLLPGTSSCLAQSDTTSIRTLRSSNTSESSHGQECENTFLVSELKPSSNSTAKGSALQVTFPSETLDLSEKCI; encoded by the exons ATGGCGTTGAACCCCACCATGCTCCCCGCTGCTACCAACAGCTCTTCTAATGGGACAGGTGGGCTGCCGGAGAGCAGCAAACCCttgaccatccccatggtcatgttcaTTTTTGGAGTGGTGGGGAACCTCATAGCCATCGTGGTTCTTTGCAAGTCTAGGAAGGAGCAGAAAGAGACCACCTTCTACACGCTGGTCTGTGGATTGGCCGTCACCGACCTCTTGGGGACTTGCCTGGTCAGTCCGGTGACTATTGCTACGTATCTGAAACAAGAATGGCCTGGTGGCCAACCGCTGTGTGAATACAGCAGCTtcatcctcctcttctttggaCTGTCTGGACTCAGCATTATTTGCGCCATGTCCATAGAGAGGTACCTGGCCATCAACCATGCCTACTTCTACAGCCATTACGTGGATAAGAAACTGGCGGCGCTCACTCTATTCGCAATCTACGTTTCCAATGTCCTCTTCTGTGCCATGCCAAACATGGGTTTGGGGAAGACAACGCTCCAGTACCCGAACACCTGGTGCTTCATAGACTGGCAGACAAATATATCCAGCCATGCTGCTTTCTCATACATGTATGCTGGCTTCAGCTCCTTCCTCATTATGGTCACGGTAGTCTCCAACATCTTGGTGTGCATGGCCCTGATCCGCATGCACCGGCAATTTATGCGTCGCACTTCCCTGGGGACAGACCACGCCACTAACCGCCTGTCAGACTTTCGCCGGCGCAGGAGCTTCCGGCGCATGGCCGGCGCAGAAATCCAGATGGTCATCTTGCTCATTGCCACTTCCTTGGTTGTAGTGATTTGTTCCATTCCTCTAGTG GTCCGGGTCTTTGTGAATCAACTGTACCGTCCAGATATAGTCAGAGACATTCAACAGAACCCAGATTTGCAAGCTATCCGTATAGCTTCGGTAAATCCCATCTTGGATCCTTGGGTCTACATTCTGCTGCGCAAGACAGTCTTGAGCAAAGCCATTGAGAAGGTCAAGTGTCTTTTCTGCCGCATTGGTGGGGCCCGGCGGCAGCACTCAGGTAACAATTGCAACTGGGCTGATGGTCGACGGACTTCTGTCACAGCCAGCCATTTACCTTCCTTCATCTCCCGAGAGCTGAGGGAGATTAGTAGCACTTCACAGACTCTACTCTACCCGCTGGAGCCAAGTGAAAGGACGGTCGGCGACCGAATGCTGTTACCAGGAACCAGCAGCTGTCTGGCTCAGTCAGATACTACATCTATAAGGACCTTAAGGAGTTCAAACACCTCAGAGTCCTCTCACGGGCAAGAGTGTGAGAATACCTTTTTGGTGAGTGAACTAAAGCCTAGCAGTAATAGCACTGCTAAAGGCAGCGCCCTTCAAGTCACTTTTCCCAGCGAAACTCTGGACTTGTCGGAGAAGTGTATCTAA